From Desulfuromonas soudanensis, the proteins below share one genomic window:
- a CDS encoding energy-coupling factor ABC transporter ATP-binding protein codes for MLKIEDLHYTYEDGTPALNGIDLEIAQGEFLAMLGSNGSGKTTLIKHLNGLLRPTLGRVLLDGKPIERVEDREVFSRIGIVFQDPNDQLFASTVEEDVAFGPTNMGLPPEEIKERVHRALHQVNMQDYGRKSIHALSHGQKKRICVAGILAMEPQVIILDEPTAGLDPMGVHSLMHLLEDLNKKQGITMIMATHVVDLVPLFMSKIAILSKGKVLRYGPPSEVFGDPEAIERAKLNLPLVAELMNLLKTRDHLKLHHIPLTVGEARREILRLLSVQDVTSRV; via the coding sequence ATGCTCAAGATTGAAGACCTGCATTACACCTACGAAGACGGCACCCCGGCTCTCAACGGCATCGACCTGGAGATCGCCCAGGGGGAGTTCCTCGCCATGCTCGGCTCCAACGGCAGCGGCAAGACGACCCTGATCAAGCATCTCAACGGCCTTCTCCGACCGACCCTCGGCCGGGTCCTGCTGGACGGCAAGCCGATCGAGCGCGTCGAGGACCGGGAGGTCTTCAGCCGCATCGGCATCGTCTTTCAGGATCCCAACGACCAGCTCTTTGCCTCCACCGTCGAGGAGGACGTCGCCTTCGGTCCGACCAACATGGGGCTCCCCCCGGAGGAGATCAAGGAGCGGGTGCACAGGGCCCTGCACCAGGTCAACATGCAGGATTACGGCCGCAAATCGATCCATGCCCTCTCCCACGGGCAGAAGAAGCGGATCTGCGTCGCCGGGATTCTCGCCATGGAACCCCAGGTGATCATTCTCGACGAACCGACCGCCGGTCTCGATCCGATGGGGGTGCATTCGCTGATGCACCTCCTCGAGGACCTCAACAAGAAGCAGGGGATCACCATGATCATGGCGACCCACGTCGTCGACCTGGTGCCGCTCTTCATGAGCAAGATCGCCATCCTCAGCAAGGGGAAGGTGCTGCGCTACGGCCCGCCGTCCGAGGTCTTCGGCGACCCGGAGGCGATCGAACGGGCCAAGCTCAACCTGCCGCTGGTCGCCGAACTGATGAACCTGCTCAAGACCCGGGATCATCTCAAGCTTCACCATATCCCCCTCACCGTCGGCGAGGCGCGCCGCGAGATCCTGCGCCTCCTTTCGGTGCAGGACGTGACGTCGCGGGTCTGA
- the cbiQ gene encoding cobalt ECF transporter T component CbiQ has protein sequence MGGAHHFIDAQGEERSLLAALDGRIKLVLLLAALGVNLTAGGIRTPLALAILALLLVVAAGVPARDFFKRMAIPTMLALVAFVTQLFWVRQGEPLLSFTLFSWDFVFTSGGVERGSELSARILGGMGTLLFFSLTTPLPELMRAARFFRCPPVLVELALIMYRYIFLFLEEGARIRNAQKSRLGYVDFRNVLRSSGILGGMLILRTYDRAEATFAAMRCRGYRGALTVAVGNPLQGRDWIALGAGLGLLGILFAMR, from the coding sequence ATGGGGGGAGCGCACCATTTCATCGACGCCCAGGGGGAGGAGCGGAGTCTGCTCGCCGCCCTCGACGGTCGCATCAAGCTGGTGCTGCTTCTGGCCGCCCTCGGCGTCAACCTGACGGCCGGGGGGATCCGCACCCCTCTGGCCCTGGCAATCCTCGCCCTGCTGCTGGTCGTGGCCGCAGGTGTTCCGGCACGGGACTTTTTCAAGCGGATGGCCATCCCGACCATGCTCGCCCTGGTCGCCTTTGTCACCCAGCTCTTCTGGGTCCGTCAGGGGGAACCGCTGCTGAGCTTCACCCTCTTCTCCTGGGATTTCGTCTTCACTTCCGGAGGGGTGGAGCGCGGGAGCGAGCTTTCGGCCCGCATTCTCGGCGGGATGGGGACTCTCCTCTTCTTCTCCCTGACCACCCCCCTGCCGGAGCTGATGCGGGCCGCCCGGTTCTTCCGCTGTCCGCCGGTCCTGGTGGAGCTGGCGCTGATCATGTACCGTTACATCTTTCTCTTTCTCGAAGAGGGGGCACGGATCCGCAACGCCCAGAAGTCGCGCCTCGGTTATGTCGATTTCCGCAATGTCCTTCGCTCCTCGGGGATTCTCGGCGGCATGCTGATCCTGCGCACCTATGACCGGGCCGAGGCCACCTTTGCCGCCATGCGCTGCCGCGGTTACCGCGGGGCTCTGACGGTGGCCGTTGGCAACCCCCTGCAGGGGCGGGACTGGATCGCTCTCGGGGCGGGGCTGGGGCTTCTGGGGATTCTGTTCGCAATGCGGTAA